TCTGATAGTTTTTTTTGGACTTAGTGTTTGgagtttagggttagggttagggttttagGATTAGCGTATAGGTTTTTCTATAGGTTttttgggttagggtttaggatttgaggtttaacaTCAATGGTTTAGTgcttaatgtttgggttttgatattttgggcttggggtttagggttagtgttaatgttagggttagggtcttaggtttattttttaggttttaggtttttgggttaaggatttgagttgtaatatatagtttagtgtttaatgttaaggttttggtattttggactTGGAGTTTTTTTCTAGACTTTTTTTTGAGTTAGGATTTGGGATTTAGGGTTAGGTTAAGGGTTAGGGTGtaaggttaaggttagggttaaggttaggtttagggttagggttaggggtaGGGTTAGAATATTGGATTTTTTAGGGTTTtcgttttagggtttaggatttgaggtttaatatcaatgcTATAGTGTTTGATGTTTggattttggtattttgggcttggggtttagggttatgGTAGAGTTATGGTTAGGGATAATGTTAAGGTTTGGGTTAGGGCttaggttgttttttaggtttagggtttgggtcaaggatttgagttgtaatatctatggtttagtttttaatgttaGGTTTGGGCATTTTGggctttgggtttagggtttagggtttagggttagatTTAAGAATAAGGTAGGGTTAGGTTCGTGTTAGgtatagggttagggttaagttTTAACGTTTTCataggttttggggtttaggatttttggtgtaaaatctatggtttagtgtttaatgttaggttttttatatttttggcttGGGTTTCCGGTTAATGgtgtagggttagggttaggatttaggtttttttttaggttttagggtttgtggtttaggatttgaggtttaaatctatggtttagtatttaatgtttgactGTTTGTATTTTGGTCTTAGGTTTTATTTTGGACATATGATTTAGGGTTTaagtttagggttagggttaggattagggtgtatactattttttattttatgtttcagggtttagcatttgaggtttaaaatatatgatttaatagaaagaaaaatacaaatagGGGGACATAGACCTTACCTCCGAAGCTTAAAGGGGTTCAAAGTAAACTTTCCAAAAGGAAGTTAACACTTCCCCTTACAAAAAAGGTGAAACGAAAATACTAAGTACTTATAACAGAGGACTCCTCTCAACACAAAGCATATAGGAAGCATAAACAAGgaagactctccctttacattttaaaaataaatcaaaaaagtattttaaccTATCCAAAGTagctataattttaaattatagctAAGTTGAAAAGGGAAAGTTCAGTGTCTAAGGAGGCTCTTTAATTTTCTTAGTCTTTTTTCATCTGAAACTTGGCATTTCCTGTTTGTCTAGTTGATAGTAGGCTCTATATTCTTGAGGTAAGTAGTGGTTGCTGAAGAATATTTGTGGGGAGGAATCATGTGACTATATTTGGATAATGAGTCAGCCACCCAGTTGGCTTCTCTGAATGTATGCATACACTTGAATTCTTGAGTATGTGTGATGAGAAGTTGAAGTCTCTCCACATGAGTGATGATGCTCTATTGAGGCTTCGATTTTTGCATAATCCATTCCACCAACAATATGGAATCTTCTTCTAGTAGGATTTTCCTGTATCCCATTTCCAGAGCCCAAGTCATTACAAATATGGCTTCTTGGATGTTAGCTTCATTATTTGTGCCTCTCCCGAAGGTGATGCAAAAGCTACCAATAAACCTCATGTTTGGTCTCTCACCACACAACCTGAACCACTCTTACCAGCATTGTATAGTACACTGCCATCAGTGTTTATTTTGATCCCCTGATCTGGTGGTCTTGTCcatgttaccatagttactttAGTAACATGGACATATCTTTCTCCAAGCTGGATTAGCTCCCACTATGTAGAAGGACATTCAATTTGGGGGAAGTTAGATATCATCAATCTAAAACTGTCCATGTAGATTTCATATTTGACCTTCCTTAGATTAGATGGATTGCCCCCATGTTTTCTATCACATCTGTTCTTCCATAGTTTCCAACAAATTATAATAGGTGTGGCCTTAACATAAGTTTGTGTGCCTCATTTTTTGATTTGGTTGTCCATCATTGTATGATGAGTTGTTGCAATGAGGTTTGGTCTATCTTGATTCCAGCCATACATATGTTGCAAATCCCCACTGTTGAAGTTGTGTTCAATCCTATCCCAACCTGATTTATTCCTGCAGCAAAAACATTTAACAGGTTCAATGCCAAAtctatttactttttaattagTAGTGAGTTTGCCTCTTAGGGATGTCCATACTAAAAATGAAGCTTTAAATGGAATATTTTTATGCCAAATCAGAGAGTTAAAACAAgaccttgattttttttctccctAATTTCATTCCAGGAAATAGAGCAACTGAATTGTCCATTGTTGTTGAGCTTCCAAATGGCCTGGTCTGATCGTTGTTGCTGCATCCAAGGAATTGTTGTCGCTAAAATATTTGACAGTTGACACTCAGGAGCCTGTTGCATCAGTTTGTTCCAGTTCTAGTGCCCTTCTTCCCAAAAATATGCTATTGTGCTATTGTTAAATCTGTTGCTGTTGGACGAGAGAAGTGCAAGTGGCCCTACTCCTAGCCATTTATCCTACCAAAAGTAACATGTGCCTGAGTTGATTTTCCATTGAATGTGCTATTCTACCTTGTATCTATTTTGTACCATGTGTTTCCAGATCAATGAGTCACCATTGTCCCATTTCTTACACAATGGGTTTGACCTTTGGCAATACTTTGCTTTCAGGAACTCTCCCCATAAAGTGTGTTTGGATTGGAATGTCCACCATTGTTTATATGGGAACGCCAGACATACATCTGTGAGATTCCTCATTCCCGTCTCTCTCTCTTCATAAGGAAATCTCAAATTTTTCCATGATGACCAgcgatattttttcttttcactctTCCATCCCAGAAAAAGTCAGCCATCGTCATTTGGATCTTCTTGAGTACAGTAGGGGGGGGTACGCAGTTTATAGATGAATGGGAAGGGCTTGGAGTACATGTTTGACCAGGACTGCCCTACCACCATAACTGAGTTGTTTTATTTGCCAACTGTAATCCTGCAAACCATTTTGCTAACAATGTCAGAAAAGTAAATAATCCTAGGTCTACCCATAAAGAGAGGGGCATCCAAGATAAGTTATGGGACCCTGTTTGTGCCTGAAACCTATGATTTGCTTGATTCTGATTCTTCTAATAGTGAATGCATTAGAATAAAGCATGACATGACTTTTATCACTGTTGATCATTTGGCGTGAAGTTTCTTTATAAGTCCTAAGTGTTTGCATGATGAGCCTAAGAGTTTTGGCCCTCCCTGATGTGAACAGAATGGTGTCATCTAAAAAACTCAAGTGGTAAACTTGAGGTCCTCTCACTCCCATATAGAATCCATGATAGTCAAGATGATTTTGCATACTATTAAATGATCTTGAAAGCACTtctgcacctaaaataaatagggcaGGGGAGAGGGGGTCTGTTTGAGCCACCTAGTGGAATGAAAAAAGCCATATCTCTCTCTATGTATAATTATAGAGTACCAATTTTTGGCCATATCTTTCCAAACCATACTAATGAATGTTTCATGAAATCCCATTTTCCTAAGTACTAGACAAATATATGACCAAGAGACTCAATCATAATGCTTTGCCATATCCAACTTTATAATCACATTAGTTCCCACAGTAGGTTCTATTACTTGGTGGATGATCTCTTGAGCTAACATGTTCTCACAAATACTTCTACCTTTGACCAAGCCAGATTGATTGAAAGAAATCAGGTTGGGAGAATGGGGCTGAGTCTGTTGCTCATTAGCTTGGAGATGATTGACATTGCTAAGACTGATTGGTCTGAACTCATTCATCTTGTTGGGATTATTCACTTTGGGGAGTAAAACAATACAAGAGCGGGAGAAGTACTCAGGAATCATTTGGCTACTAAAGAAGGCCTGAATAACTCCCATGAGATCATGATTAATGATATTCCGACATTTCTGGAAGAATAAACCATTCATGCCATTAGGTTCAGCTGCTAAAGTAGGGTTCATGGATTATACCAGCTCTTTCAGTTCTTCCATAGTAGGCATTGCAGTTAGCTTTTGATTTTGTTCATCATTGACCATTTTTTTATGCATTCTAAGGGAATTGTAGTGATGACCTTGTCTTCCCCTGTAAACACCTGTTGAAAGTAGTCACAGGCTGCCTTTGCAATATTTCCATCACCCTGCATCCATTACCCATCCTTATTGTGAAGTTTGTGAATAAAAAATTTCCCCCTTCTCCCCTTTAACAAGGAGAGAAAATACTTGGAGTTACTGTCACCTTCATTAAACCAATGCATTTGATCAAGTCTTTTGTTTCATAATAGAATCCTCCAACTTTAGAAATCTAATATATTTGACCAAGTAATTTTTTGGCCATATCTCTCCTAACCATATCAATTTCTGGACCAGTCACTAAGAGTCTTAGATACTCTTTTCA
This DNA window, taken from Solanum lycopersicum chromosome 5, SLM_r2.1, encodes the following:
- the LOC138348751 gene encoding uncharacterized protein, yielding MVNDEQNQKLTAMPTMEELKELKCRNIINHDLMGVIQAFFSSQMIPEYFSRSCIVLLPKVNNPNKMNEFRPISLSNVNHLQANEQQTQPHSPNLISFNQSGLVKGRSICENMLAQEIIHQVIEPTVGTNVIIKLDMAKHYD